The following proteins are encoded in a genomic region of Sorangiineae bacterium MSr12523:
- a CDS encoding amino acid adenylation domain-containing protein: MTLEEILQRYESGVLSTTDVLIALEANVERPLSEGQRGLWTLQRMEPDMYAYNVPVCFSCPRVDVAVLEAAFHRTLARHPILTATVRESEGNPCLSHGDPRTFRVERVDVSDVNEDGLLEYLRNRARAPFDLARGPLVRLSVLSRNDGPVHILLVVHHIVIDGTSLGTVLDTLFRTYRDLVTGQVPVIDVESASFSEFVEWERETLDGPKCQAAREFWKKELAGIVPLKGLPFEKALPIDAPHQGEVHRSRLSPAQISAVDAFIRENDISHGIFFLAVFKTLLLRYTEQEDIVVGMAAAARPQARFDSVVGYFVNAIPIRSTLSPENDFSSYARRVQKTVLTAIEYGYYPFARMVRDLGARDLDARSPIFQVGYNYQNFSLEKRVSALREDIRDALSLEMVSGLHQSGEYDLALEVIPNEGFVFHWKYNPAAFSGDTVERMSEHFDQLIDAIVASAGKEVPGRLNMLGPEEYRRLTVDWNQTEEDYPVERSCVELFAEHTASSPERPAVTFGEETVTYRELDERSAGLALALRQHGVSAGECVGICVERSIDMVTAVLAILKCGAAYLPLDPESPPSRLSFMIQDSGCKWVVAQRTTKDRLSAFESRVSIHLMDSPADLRVDLREDAAPPIHAKEAAAYVIYTSGSTGRPKGVAIPHRALTNILVHTMRKLGVSAHDRLLAIAAFSFDMAATELLLPLAAGAHVHIADSSTVRDPALLSRAIEQVRPTFMWATPSTWNRLFRTGWRNDEKVTMVSGGEALSDGLKDQMLATGAVAWNLYGPTEATQYSAGKRLRHDESVTIGKPVSNTQIYILDTHLQPVPVGVEGELCISGYGIALGYPKNPELTSQRFVENPFRPGRGMYKTGDRARRLPNGEIKLLGRRDEQIKFRGFRIEPAEIELAIESFPGITASAIVLQGAGDEQRLAAYFTSRQPIDAKLLRAHLKQALPAYMVPAELLPLASLPLTSNGKVDKNALREKGGPARTAPRPRWHTGSIERRVRAIFGQALGGEDFDRHEGFFDLGGDSFTAVVTIERINEAFGCQLPVTDLFAHPSLDAMCRHLASKWSATTTVRNDAPARKSPPSAYPSFDAREDAPLLDGAIAVIGLSCQFPSAKDHGEYWENLRQGKDSVRSWSPEELRAMGVPEALVGRSNFVPQRSEIDGKAEFDPAFFGISPRDAEFMDPQGRLLLLHAWKALEDAGHRPEDAPNTSVFMSTSTNFYQMLLPSLVKSVTGPRVLESAEHYVAWTFAQGGSIPTMISTKLGLTGPSMHVSTNCSSALSGLYLACQSLLAGEADRALVGAATIFSAMTLGYVHQPGLNLSSDGRCKTFDEDADGMAGGEGVGVVLLKRAREALADGDNVYCVIRGIAVNNDGGDKAGFHAPSAKGQARVIRKVLEKTGVDPETIAYVEAHGTGTKIGDPIEIAALTEAFRDRTNRTRFCGIGSVKSNIGHVDSAAGMAGLIKMALSLRHGEIPRTLHHRKDNAAIDWDASPFFVADENLALDPKSAEPHRVGLSSFGIGGSNAHALLEQARWAAPMEPLDSGSHLVVLSARDADRLRMVARRLLEHMPEYRRSSDDLTALAYTLQVGRRAMASRVAFLAHDCNDLEQKVTAYVAGELPDGAFTGTVGQSGSELAALFGDDHELAALKTAWLERHEWKKVASLWIHGVELDWRAAYGSETPRRVSLPTYPFDTKRYWLGGTTSSSELVPLGTTLRDEAQALLEVTAGGDIDGFLARQEQATRDMDAHLRGVLFAQLSALGMFEAREPCAGLRVRHGIAEVFAKWLDHCVDVLVDGGYLVRNGDYLTKGPAALHANQAWRAWREWARTYRTDPEMGPRVLLAERMLEAIPEIVTGMTPATQIMFPGSSLELVETIYKKNAVFDYFHATTATAVQKAVESLRQRGPRPRIRILEIGAGTGSSSEHVFERLKPYEADIAEYCYTDLGKAFLIAAEKRFGARLPYLTFQRFDAEKAPSAQGIATGCYDIVLANNVLHATTNIVETVEHARALLSPGGVIVLNELAQNGLFAHLTFGLLEGWWRFTDGERLAGGPALSPASWSKVLRDAGFQHAEFPAERAHALGWQIIVGRADGSLREAPQREHRAPAKSRSVLETGDGVDGVVRRTVVEALIAALKLGRDELQNDGPFADYGLDSLTGVNLVEELNRALGIDLDTTVLFDHPTVDRLTAFILAEHRPSISTGTAQESAPAIAVEPVQERPRSKEPIAIIGMSGRFPGADDAEAFWQHLEAGTDLVTEAERWDLTALGSRCVHGGFMKDIASFDPLFFNISGLEAEYMEPQQRLFLEETWKALEDAGYAGEAIKGPRCGVYAGCTTGDYFDVGSRTDYPAQALWGNMGSLVPSRIAYYLDLHGPALTVDTACSSSLVAIHLACQALWNGDIDMAIAGGVFVQCTPKGYVSGSRAGMLSPSGRCRSFDDAADGFVPAEGVGSLILKRLGEAEADGDNVHGVVRGIGINQDGTSNGITAPNAGAQEQLIREIYEEFAIDCEGIQMIEAHGTGTKLGDPVEFKALTRAFRHFTDKRGFCSLGSSKANIGHAQTAAGVLGIIKILLAMKHAKMPPLLHHQATNKSILLEGSPFFVHTDVRDWPADGGGKRRAAITSLGASGTNAHAVIEEAPARRRAPRAPRPYLIALSARTSAALRDQRVRLAEYCRRNPDAELADVSYTLLLGRAHFEHRWAAIVMDLRELGERLTGEAMGDTSNAPSELQAYAARYLEGQTPRFADLFSGENHHRVSLPTYPFERTSYWLPEGHVAVKASPLPSEPATMTLTGNEFFLRDHRVQGSAILPGAMYLELACTAWGGGTREGAVSLEDVVFMRPLGVSMNEVEVRTELRSTSGATRFEVLSREAGRADTPHCQGTIAAAEKVDSIRLDIPEMRKAFRPAAPSIDRFYEDYRALGIDYGPSFHGCAELYTTKGAVLARLRLPDAATSTLRTFTVHPVLVDSAMQCVRLLTSVDGEPIPGKMLFAFKKVTIVRPCASTMWAWIRHGAGESIDIDIADEQGVVCVMIRGAVGRPVAAEAKPSASPAVTLLPVWEASPEPIVASWPEPSQSIAILGGTRAARDALAQMLPNARVLPLGDDDSVDAVERTLRAMPVLDHLIWLAPEAAEAPTAEALLGGQSRGVLQVFRILKALLGAGHGARTLGWTVLTHRAHALRDGERTDPTHAGIAGLAGSLAKEYPNWQLRIADLGDYDDASLRAVLTLGPEPNGNTRLHRNNQWYAQRFATVTSPATSKAAVRKGAVIVITGGAGGLGVAISEHMMRRYGARIVWLGRREKDARIEASSRALAALGAAPCYVQADASDAASLRRAHQEITRRFGAVNGLIHASLSLSSGSLAKSSEAQLHEVLRAKMDAAVRATEEFQGPSLDFALFLSSINSYLKAMAQGSYAAASTFVDAFAAFAGRRYGCSSKVINLGYCFNNVGAKGIALIERDELMAGLETLLASDMNQTTLMKFSPALNTRGMDLAPASSHAETGASQTAMSRLPQVKERMKEFAALAI; encoded by the coding sequence ATGACCCTCGAAGAAATTCTGCAACGGTACGAATCGGGTGTGTTGTCGACAACGGACGTGCTCATTGCGCTGGAGGCCAACGTCGAGAGGCCGCTTTCGGAGGGGCAGCGCGGCCTCTGGACTCTCCAGCGAATGGAGCCGGACATGTACGCGTACAACGTGCCGGTCTGCTTTTCGTGCCCCCGCGTCGACGTTGCCGTACTCGAGGCTGCCTTCCATCGCACGCTTGCACGACACCCGATTCTGACGGCAACGGTCCGCGAAAGCGAAGGCAACCCGTGCCTATCCCATGGTGATCCCAGAACTTTCCGCGTCGAACGCGTCGATGTTTCTGACGTGAATGAGGACGGACTGCTGGAATATCTGAGGAACAGGGCACGAGCGCCTTTCGATCTGGCGCGCGGGCCGCTCGTGCGCTTGTCGGTGCTGTCACGAAATGATGGCCCCGTGCACATCCTTCTCGTGGTCCATCACATCGTGATCGATGGAACGTCCTTGGGCACCGTCCTGGACACTTTGTTCAGGACATACCGAGATCTCGTCACGGGCCAGGTGCCCGTCATCGATGTTGAATCCGCATCCTTCAGCGAATTCGTCGAATGGGAGCGGGAGACCCTCGACGGCCCCAAGTGTCAGGCGGCGCGCGAATTCTGGAAGAAGGAGCTGGCTGGAATCGTTCCGCTGAAGGGATTGCCATTCGAAAAGGCATTGCCGATCGATGCCCCCCACCAGGGCGAGGTGCATCGCAGCCGGCTTTCCCCGGCGCAAATCAGCGCGGTGGATGCCTTCATCCGAGAAAACGATATCAGCCACGGCATCTTCTTCTTGGCCGTGTTCAAAACCTTGCTGCTCCGCTACACCGAGCAGGAGGACATCGTCGTAGGAATGGCTGCGGCAGCCCGCCCGCAGGCCCGTTTCGACTCGGTCGTTGGATATTTCGTCAACGCCATCCCGATCCGGAGCACGTTATCGCCCGAGAACGACTTTTCGAGCTATGCGCGCCGCGTACAGAAGACCGTATTGACGGCCATCGAGTACGGCTATTACCCCTTTGCGCGAATGGTGCGCGATTTGGGTGCGCGCGATCTCGATGCGCGATCACCCATATTTCAAGTCGGTTACAATTATCAAAACTTCTCCCTCGAGAAGAGGGTGAGCGCGCTGCGGGAAGATATCCGAGACGCGTTGAGCCTCGAGATGGTGTCCGGCTTGCACCAAAGCGGCGAGTACGATCTTGCACTCGAAGTCATTCCGAACGAAGGCTTCGTCTTTCACTGGAAGTACAACCCGGCGGCCTTCTCCGGCGACACCGTGGAACGGATGTCCGAGCATTTCGACCAATTGATCGATGCCATCGTGGCGTCGGCCGGAAAAGAGGTCCCCGGTCGATTGAACATGCTCGGGCCGGAGGAATATCGGCGACTCACCGTCGATTGGAACCAGACCGAAGAGGACTACCCCGTCGAAAGAAGCTGCGTCGAGCTTTTTGCCGAGCACACCGCGTCGAGCCCCGAGCGGCCGGCGGTCACGTTCGGCGAGGAAACGGTGACCTACCGCGAGCTGGACGAGAGAAGCGCCGGCCTGGCCTTGGCGCTCCGCCAACATGGGGTGAGTGCGGGCGAGTGCGTCGGGATCTGCGTCGAGCGATCCATCGATATGGTGACCGCCGTTCTTGCCATCCTGAAATGTGGCGCGGCATACCTGCCATTGGATCCCGAATCGCCACCCTCGCGCCTGTCGTTCATGATTCAGGACAGCGGGTGCAAATGGGTCGTTGCCCAGCGCACAACGAAAGACAGATTGTCCGCGTTCGAATCGAGGGTGAGCATTCATCTCATGGATTCGCCGGCGGATTTGCGGGTGGATTTGCGCGAGGACGCCGCGCCGCCGATCCATGCGAAGGAGGCCGCCGCCTACGTCATTTACACCTCGGGCAGCACGGGGCGGCCCAAGGGCGTCGCCATACCGCATCGCGCACTGACCAACATTCTCGTCCACACCATGCGAAAGCTCGGGGTGTCGGCGCACGATCGGCTGTTGGCCATTGCGGCGTTCAGCTTCGACATGGCCGCAACGGAGCTGCTCCTGCCGCTCGCGGCCGGTGCCCATGTGCATATCGCGGATTCCAGCACGGTGCGCGATCCGGCGCTGCTTTCGCGGGCCATCGAGCAGGTGCGCCCGACGTTCATGTGGGCCACGCCCTCCACGTGGAACCGATTGTTCCGGACCGGATGGAGGAACGACGAGAAGGTCACCATGGTCTCGGGCGGCGAAGCGCTGTCCGACGGCCTCAAGGACCAGATGCTCGCCACTGGCGCGGTGGCGTGGAATCTCTATGGGCCGACGGAAGCCACACAGTATTCGGCGGGGAAACGCCTTCGTCACGATGAGTCGGTGACCATTGGCAAACCTGTTTCCAATACGCAGATTTACATTCTCGATACGCACCTGCAGCCCGTCCCGGTCGGCGTGGAGGGCGAGCTATGCATCTCCGGTTACGGGATCGCGTTGGGCTATCCCAAGAACCCCGAGCTGACCAGCCAGCGCTTCGTGGAGAACCCTTTTCGTCCCGGTCGCGGGATGTACAAGACCGGCGATCGCGCGCGCCGGCTCCCCAACGGCGAGATCAAGCTTCTGGGACGACGCGACGAGCAAATCAAGTTCCGCGGGTTTCGCATCGAGCCCGCAGAGATCGAGCTCGCCATCGAGTCCTTTCCGGGCATTACGGCCAGTGCGATCGTGCTCCAAGGTGCGGGCGATGAACAGCGGCTCGCAGCGTATTTCACCAGCCGCCAGCCCATCGACGCCAAGCTTTTGCGCGCCCATCTGAAGCAGGCCCTCCCGGCCTACATGGTTCCCGCCGAGCTGCTCCCATTGGCGTCGCTGCCTCTGACCTCCAATGGGAAGGTCGATAAGAACGCGCTGCGCGAGAAAGGCGGACCCGCGCGGACGGCGCCACGGCCAAGGTGGCATACGGGATCGATCGAGCGCCGGGTTCGGGCCATCTTCGGGCAGGCACTCGGGGGTGAGGATTTCGATCGCCACGAAGGCTTCTTCGACCTTGGCGGCGATTCGTTCACGGCGGTCGTCACCATCGAACGCATCAACGAGGCATTCGGTTGCCAGCTCCCGGTCACCGATCTGTTTGCGCATCCTTCGCTCGATGCGATGTGCCGCCACCTCGCGTCGAAATGGAGCGCCACGACCACGGTGCGGAACGACGCACCGGCGCGCAAGTCCCCCCCTTCCGCCTATCCTTCTTTCGACGCCCGCGAAGACGCGCCGCTGCTCGACGGTGCGATCGCGGTCATTGGCTTGTCGTGCCAATTCCCCAGTGCGAAGGATCATGGCGAGTATTGGGAAAATCTGCGGCAGGGCAAGGACAGCGTCCGCTCGTGGTCGCCCGAAGAGCTCCGCGCGATGGGCGTCCCGGAGGCACTCGTCGGTCGCTCCAACTTCGTTCCCCAGCGGTCCGAGATCGACGGCAAGGCGGAATTCGACCCCGCGTTTTTCGGCATCTCGCCGCGTGATGCCGAGTTCATGGATCCGCAGGGGCGGCTTTTGTTGCTCCATGCCTGGAAGGCCCTGGAGGACGCCGGGCATCGTCCGGAGGACGCGCCAAACACGAGCGTCTTCATGTCGACCAGCACCAATTTTTACCAGATGCTGCTGCCGAGCCTCGTCAAGAGCGTCACCGGCCCCCGCGTCCTGGAGAGCGCCGAGCATTACGTGGCGTGGACGTTCGCGCAGGGTGGAAGCATCCCCACGATGATCTCCACCAAGCTGGGTTTGACGGGCCCCAGCATGCACGTGAGCACGAACTGCTCGTCGGCCTTGAGTGGATTGTATCTCGCCTGCCAAAGCCTGCTCGCCGGCGAAGCCGATCGGGCGCTGGTCGGCGCGGCGACCATCTTCTCGGCCATGACCTTGGGCTACGTCCACCAGCCGGGCCTGAACCTCTCCAGCGATGGCCGGTGCAAGACGTTCGACGAAGACGCCGACGGCATGGCCGGTGGCGAAGGTGTGGGCGTGGTGCTGCTCAAGCGCGCACGCGAAGCCCTGGCCGACGGCGACAATGTGTATTGCGTGATCCGCGGCATTGCGGTGAACAACGACGGCGGCGACAAGGCTGGCTTTCACGCCCCCAGCGCCAAGGGACAAGCTCGTGTCATTCGCAAGGTGCTCGAGAAAACGGGGGTGGATCCCGAGACCATCGCGTACGTCGAAGCTCACGGCACGGGCACGAAGATCGGTGATCCCATCGAGATTGCCGCGCTGACGGAGGCTTTCCGCGACCGCACGAACCGTACGCGCTTCTGCGGGATCGGATCGGTCAAGAGCAACATTGGCCACGTCGACAGCGCCGCGGGCATGGCCGGCTTGATCAAGATGGCGCTGAGCCTGCGCCATGGCGAGATCCCCAGGACGCTGCACCACCGCAAGGACAACGCCGCGATCGATTGGGACGCATCGCCGTTTTTCGTGGCCGACGAGAACCTCGCGCTCGACCCAAAGAGCGCAGAGCCGCACCGGGTAGGATTGAGCTCGTTCGGGATCGGCGGCAGCAACGCGCACGCGCTGCTGGAACAGGCTCGATGGGCCGCCCCGATGGAGCCGCTGGACTCGGGATCGCACCTCGTGGTGCTCTCCGCACGGGACGCCGATCGTCTCCGCATGGTTGCGCGGCGTCTGCTGGAGCACATGCCCGAATATCGCCGCAGCAGCGACGATCTGACGGCGCTCGCGTACACGCTGCAGGTCGGCCGGCGAGCCATGGCCAGTCGCGTGGCCTTCCTCGCACACGACTGCAACGATCTCGAGCAGAAGGTCACGGCGTACGTCGCCGGCGAGCTGCCGGATGGCGCGTTCACGGGCACGGTGGGACAGAGCGGCAGCGAGCTCGCGGCGCTGTTCGGCGACGATCACGAGCTCGCGGCGCTGAAGACCGCGTGGCTCGAGCGGCACGAGTGGAAGAAGGTGGCCTCGCTCTGGATCCATGGGGTCGAGCTCGATTGGCGGGCGGCGTACGGAAGCGAGACACCGCGGCGCGTGAGCCTCCCCACGTATCCCTTCGATACGAAGCGCTATTGGCTCGGCGGCACGACGAGCTCCAGCGAGCTGGTGCCGCTCGGGACGACGCTGAGGGACGAAGCGCAAGCCCTTCTCGAGGTAACCGCGGGCGGCGACATCGACGGATTCCTTGCGCGCCAAGAGCAAGCGACGCGTGACATGGACGCGCATCTTCGCGGGGTGCTGTTCGCGCAGCTCTCCGCGCTGGGAATGTTCGAGGCGCGAGAGCCATGTGCGGGGCTCCGCGTGAGGCATGGCATTGCCGAAGTCTTCGCCAAGTGGCTCGACCACTGCGTCGACGTGCTCGTGGACGGCGGCTACCTCGTTCGCAATGGGGACTATCTCACCAAAGGCCCCGCTGCGCTCCATGCCAACCAGGCCTGGCGCGCATGGCGGGAGTGGGCACGGACCTACCGCACCGATCCCGAAATGGGCCCTCGCGTGCTCTTGGCCGAGCGCATGCTCGAAGCCATTCCGGAGATCGTCACCGGAATGACGCCGGCCACGCAAATCATGTTTCCCGGCTCGTCGCTCGAGCTCGTCGAGACCATCTACAAGAAGAATGCGGTCTTCGATTACTTCCACGCCACCACGGCCACCGCCGTGCAAAAGGCCGTGGAGAGCCTCCGCCAGCGCGGACCGCGCCCGCGGATCCGCATCCTGGAGATCGGCGCCGGCACCGGCAGCAGCAGCGAGCACGTGTTCGAGCGATTGAAGCCCTACGAGGCGGACATTGCCGAATACTGCTATACCGATTTGGGCAAAGCATTCCTGATCGCCGCCGAAAAACGCTTCGGCGCGCGCCTGCCGTACCTCACATTCCAGCGCTTCGATGCGGAGAAGGCCCCTTCGGCGCAAGGCATTGCGACGGGATGCTACGACATCGTTCTCGCCAACAACGTGTTGCATGCCACGACGAACATCGTCGAGACGGTCGAGCATGCCCGGGCGCTGCTCTCGCCCGGCGGCGTGATCGTGCTCAACGAGCTCGCGCAAAATGGGCTGTTCGCGCATCTGACGTTCGGGCTCCTCGAAGGCTGGTGGCGATTCACCGATGGCGAGCGCCTCGCCGGCGGTCCGGCGCTTTCCCCCGCCTCGTGGTCGAAGGTGCTGCGTGATGCGGGATTCCAGCACGCAGAGTTTCCCGCCGAGCGCGCCCACGCCTTGGGATGGCAAATCATCGTAGGCCGGGCCGACGGTTCACTTCGCGAAGCACCGCAACGAGAGCATCGTGCGCCGGCGAAGAGCCGCTCCGTGCTCGAAACGGGGGACGGCGTCGACGGCGTCGTTCGAAGGACGGTGGTCGAAGCGCTGATCGCCGCACTCAAGCTTGGCAGAGACGAGCTGCAGAACGATGGGCCATTTGCCGATTATGGGCTGGACTCGCTCACCGGCGTCAATCTGGTGGAGGAGCTCAATCGGGCGCTCGGCATCGACTTGGATACGACCGTGCTGTTCGATCACCCGACGGTGGATCGCTTGACGGCGTTCATCCTCGCCGAGCACCGGCCTTCGATTTCGACCGGCACGGCGCAGGAAAGCGCGCCCGCCATCGCGGTCGAGCCGGTGCAGGAGCGCCCGCGGAGCAAGGAGCCGATTGCCATCATCGGCATGAGCGGGCGCTTTCCCGGCGCGGATGACGCGGAAGCCTTTTGGCAACACCTGGAGGCGGGCACGGATCTCGTGACCGAGGCCGAGCGATGGGATCTCACCGCGCTCGGGAGCCGGTGCGTTCACGGCGGCTTCATGAAGGACATTGCATCCTTCGATCCCTTGTTCTTCAATATTTCCGGCCTCGAAGCGGAGTACATGGAGCCTCAGCAGCGGCTCTTCCTCGAAGAAACGTGGAAAGCTCTCGAGGACGCCGGATACGCGGGAGAGGCCATCAAGGGCCCGCGCTGCGGGGTTTATGCAGGGTGCACCACCGGCGATTACTTCGATGTGGGCTCGCGTACCGATTATCCCGCGCAGGCCCTGTGGGGCAACATGGGCTCCCTGGTGCCCTCGCGCATTGCCTACTATTTGGATTTGCACGGTCCCGCATTGACCGTGGATACCGCGTGCTCGAGCTCTCTGGTTGCCATTCATCTGGCCTGCCAGGCGCTATGGAATGGCGATATCGATATGGCAATTGCCGGCGGGGTTTTCGTTCAATGCACGCCGAAGGGCTACGTCTCCGGCTCGCGTGCGGGCATGCTCTCGCCATCGGGACGATGCCGCTCGTTCGATGACGCTGCCGATGGCTTCGTACCGGCAGAGGGCGTGGGCTCGCTGATTCTGAAACGGCTCGGCGAGGCAGAAGCCGACGGTGACAACGTCCATGGTGTCGTCCGCGGGATCGGGATCAACCAGGATGGAACGAGCAACGGCATCACCGCCCCGAACGCCGGCGCGCAGGAGCAGCTGATTCGCGAAATCTACGAGGAGTTCGCCATCGACTGCGAGGGCATTCAGATGATCGAGGCGCACGGCACGGGAACGAAGCTGGGTGATCCGGTCGAGTTCAAAGCGCTCACGCGTGCGTTTCGCCACTTTACCGACAAGCGCGGATTCTGCTCGTTGGGATCGAGCAAAGCCAACATCGGCCACGCGCAGACGGCGGCGGGGGTCCTCGGAATCATCAAGATTCTGCTGGCCATGAAGCACGCGAAGATGCCGCCGCTGCTTCACCACCAGGCGACCAACAAGAGCATCCTGCTCGAGGGCAGCCCCTTCTTCGTGCACACGGACGTGAGGGATTGGCCGGCCGACGGCGGAGGCAAGCGCCGCGCGGCCATCACATCCCTCGGTGCGAGCGGAACCAACGCTCACGCGGTGATCGAAGAAGCCCCCGCACGGCGCCGCGCTCCCCGCGCGCCACGGCCTTACTTGATCGCGCTTTCGGCGCGAACGAGCGCCGCGCTCCGCGACCAAAGGGTTCGTCTCGCCGAGTACTGCCGTCGAAATCCCGACGCCGAGCTCGCAGACGTGAGCTACACGCTCCTGCTCGGACGAGCGCACTTCGAGCATCGTTGGGCGGCCATCGTCATGGATCTGCGCGAGCTCGGCGAACGCCTCACGGGCGAGGCCATGGGCGATACGTCGAATGCGCCGTCGGAGCTCCAGGCATACGCCGCTCGCTACCTCGAGGGCCAGACGCCGCGCTTTGCGGACCTGTTTTCGGGTGAGAACCATCACCGGGTGTCGCTGCCTACGTATCCCTTCGAGAGGACCTCGTATTGGTTGCCCGAAGGCCACGTTGCCGTGAAGGCCTCCCCGCTTCCGAGCGAGCCAGCAACGATGACCCTCACGGGCAACGAGTTCTTCCTGCGGGATCATCGCGTGCAAGGCTCCGCCATTCTGCCCGGCGCGATGTACCTCGAGCTGGCCTGCACCGCATGGGGCGGTGGCACCCGCGAGGGCGCTGTCTCCTTGGAGGACGTCGTTTTCATGCGTCCCCTTGGAGTCTCGATGAACGAGGTGGAGGTGCGCACCGAGCTTCGGAGCACCTCGGGGGCAACCCGGTTCGAGGTGTTGAGCCGCGAGGCGGGCCGCGCGGACACGCCCCATTGCCAAGGCACCATTGCCGCCGCGGAAAAGGTCGACTCCATCCGGCTCGATATCCCCGAGATGCGGAAAGCCTTCCGGCCCGCCGCACCAAGCATCGACCGATTCTACGAAGATTACCGCGCGCTGGGCATCGACTACGGGCCCAGCTTCCACGGATGCGCGGAGCTCTACACGACGAAGGGTGCCGTTCTCGCGCGACTGCGCCTGCCCGATGCGGCAACGAGCACGCTGCGAACCTTCACCGTGCATCCGGTCCTCGTCGACTCGGCCATGCAATGTGTGCGTCTGCTGACGAGCGTGGATGGGGAACCGATTCCGGGCAAGATGCTCTTCGCCTTCAAGAAGGTGACCATCGTGCGGCCCTGCGCGTCGACCATGTGGGCCTGGATCCGGCACGGCGCCGGCGAGTCCATCGACATCGACATCGCCGACGAGCAAGGCGTGGTGTGCGTGATGATCCGCGGTGCGGTCGGCCGGCCCGTTGCCGCCGAGGCGAAACCCAGCGCATCGCCGGCCGTGACGTTGTTGCCCGTGTGGGAGGCCTCACCGGAGCCGATCGTTGCCAGCTGGCCCGAGCCCTCCCAATCCATTGCGATCCTCGGCGGGACGCGCGCGGCGCGGGATGCTCTGGCCCAGATGCTTCCCAACGCCCGCGTTCTTCCGCTCGGAGACGATGACAGCGTGGACGCCGTCGAACGGACCCTCCGAGCGATGCCGGTGCTCGATCATCTCATTTGGCTGGCACCGGAAGCCGCGGAGGCTCCCACTGCGGAAGCCTTGCTCGGTGGCCAATCCCGCGGTGTGCTGCAGGTCTTTCGCATTCTGAAAGCGCTCCTCGGCGCGGGTCATGGCGCGCGCACGCTCGGCTGGACCGTGCTCACCCACCGCGCCCACGCACTGCGCGACGGCGAGCGAACCGACCCGACCCACGCGGGGATTGCCGGCCTCGCAGGGTCGCTGGCCAAGGAATATCCCAATTGGCAATTGCGTATTGCGGATCTCGGCGACTATGACGATGCGTCGCTGCGCGCCGTGCTGACGCTTGGCCCAGAGCCGAATGGGAATACGCGACTTCATCGAAACAACCAGTGGTATGCGCAGCGTTTTGCGACGGTGACATCGCCGGCCACGTCGAAGGCCGCCGTGCGCAAGGGAGCCGTCATCGTCATCACGGGCGGCGCCGGTGGCCTGGGCGTTGCCATCAGCGAGCACATGATGCGCCGGTACGGTGCTCGGATCGTCTGGCTCGGTCGAAGGGAGAAGGACGCGCGCATCGAGGCATCCTCGCGTGCGCTCGCAGCCTTGGGGGCGGCGCCCTGCTACGTGCAGGCCGATGCCTCCGATGCCGCCTCCCTGCGGCGCGCACACCAGGAGATCACGCGGCGCTTCGGGGCCGTGAACGGGCTGATTCACGCGAGTCTTTCGCTTTCCAGCGGGAGTCTTGCCAAATCCAGCGAGGCGCAGCTCCACGAAGTTCTGCGCGCCAAGATGGATGCGGCCGTCCGGGCGACGGAGGAATTCCAAGGACCATCGCTCGATTTCGCGTTGTTCCTTTCGTCCATCAACTCCTACCTGAAGGCCATGGCACAGGGGAGCTACGCCGCGGCCAGCACCTTCGTGGACGCCTTTGCGGCCTTTGCCGGGCGCCGTTACGGCTGCTCGTCCAAGGTCATCAACCTGGGTTACTGCTTCAACAACGTCGGTGCCAAAGGCATTGCCCTCATCGAGCGCGACGAACTCATGGCCGGCCTGGAGACCCTGCTCGCCAGCGACATGAACCAAACGACGCTGATGAAGTTCTCTCCGGCGTTGAACACCCGCGGAATGGATCTGGCCCCCGCGTCGAGCCACGCGGAGACCGGGGCGAGCCAAACCGCCATGAGCCGGCTGCCTCAGGTCAAAGAGCGAATGAAGGAGTTTGCCGCACTGGCCATTTGA